A single window of Larimichthys crocea isolate SSNF chromosome XII, L_crocea_2.0, whole genome shotgun sequence DNA harbors:
- the cpsf4 gene encoding cleavage and polyadenylation specificity factor subunit 4: MQDLLANVDHIKFDLEIAVQQQLGAQPLPFPGMDKSGSAVCEFFMRAACIKGGMCPFRHISGEKTVVCKHWLRGLCKKGDQCEFLHEYDMTKMPECYFYSKFGECSNKECPFLHIDPESKIKDCPWYDRGFCKHGPDCRHRHTRRVICVNYLVGFCPEGKSCKFMHPRFELPMGASEQPPLPQQTQNQTKPVPTIGRSSLSLIQLTNSSPGQRPQNHTPMAATQQNNMTGNRGPRPLDQVTCYKCGEKGHYANKCTKGHLAFLSGQ, translated from the exons ATGCAGGACTTACTGGCCAACGTGGATCACATCAAGTTCGACCTGGAGATcgctgtgcagcagcagctcgggGCGCAGCCTCTCCCCTTCCCCGGCATGGACA AGTCCGGGTCCGCTGTGTGCGAGTTCTTCATGAGAGCAGCGTGTATAAAAg GTGGGATGTGTCCGTTCCGCCACATCAGTGGAGAGAAGACGGTGGTGTGTAAGCACTGGCTCAGAGGACTGTGTAAGAAAGGAGACCAGTGCGAGTTTCTCCACGAATACGACATGACCAAGATGCCCGAGTGCTACTTCTACTCAAAGTTTG GTGAGTGTAGCAACAAGGAATGTCCGTTCCTGCACATTGATCCCGAATCCAAGATCAAAGACTGTCCGTGGTACGATCGAGGCTTCTGCAAACACG GTCCggactgcagacacagacacacgagAAGAGTGATCTGTGTCAACTACCTGGTGGGCTTCTGTCCGGAAGGAAAATCCTGTAAATTTATGCa CCCTCGTTTTGAACTGCCTATGGGAGCTTCTGAGCAGCCGCCTCTACCACAGCAAACCCAGAACCAGACAAAG CCCGTGCCCACTATCGGCCGCTCGTCGCTCTCTCTAATCCAGCTGACCAACTCCAGTCCAGGCCAGCGGCCGCAGAATCACACACCGATGGCCGCCACTCAGCAAAATAACATGACCGGCAACAGAGGGCCGCGGCCGCTGGACCAGGTCACCTGCTACAAG TGTGGTGAGAAGGGTCACTACGCCAACAAATGCACTAAAGGCCATCTTGCCTTCTTGAGCGGACAGTAG
- the atp5mf gene encoding ATP synthase F(0) complex subunit f, mitochondrial: protein MADRPVPVADKMLRDVKLGELGTWLGGRDFTPNGIIAAMRRGHERYYNKYINVKKGGIGGITMLLAGYVVLSYIWEYDHIKHDRWRKYH from the exons ATGGCGGACAGACCAG TTCCCGTAGCTGATAAGATGCTGAGGGACGTGAAGCTGGGTGAGCTGGGAACCTGGCTCGGAGGTCGCGACTTCACTCCCAATGGCATCATCGCAGCCATGCGCAGGG gccATGAGAGATACTACAACAAGTACATTAACGTGAAGAAGGGAGGCATCGGTGGTATAACTATGCTGCTGGCTGGCTACGTGGTCCTCAGCTACATATGGGAATATGACCACATCA AACACGATCGCTGGAGGAAGTATCACTAA
- the shmt1 gene encoding serine hydroxymethyltransferase, cytosolic, which yields MSLTNGQSVSKETWDSHNKMMLDPLSVSDSEVFNIIKKEKHRQIYGLELIASENFASRAVLEALGSCMNNKYSEGYPGQRYYGGTEHVDELERLCQKRALEAYGLDSEKWGVNVQPYSGSPANFAVYTAVVEPHGRIMGLDLPDGGHLTHGFMTEKKKISATSIFFESMPYKVHPETGYIDYDRLQENARLFHPKLIIAGTSCYSRNIDYARMKQIANENGAYLMSDMAHISGLVAAGVVPSPFEYSDIVSTTTHKTLRGCRAGLIFYRKGVRSVDVKGKETLYNLESLINQAVFPGLQGGPHNHAIAGVAVALKQAMTPEFKAYQTQVLANCKALSSGLIDQGYKIVTGGSDNHLILLDLRSKGTDGGRAEKVLEACAIACNKNTCPGDKSALRPSGLRFGSPALTSRGLVEDDFKKVAEFIHRGIVLTLEIQSSLDPKAPLREFVQALAQGEKFQQRVAEIKTEVEAFASRFPMPGLPEL from the exons ATGTCTTTAACAAACGGCCAAAGCGTGAGCAAAGAAACATGGGACTCGCACAACAAGATGATGCTGGATCCTCTGTCCGTCAGCGACTCTGAG gtgtttaACATCATCAAAAAAGAGAAGCACAGGCAGATTTATGGTCTGGAGCTCATCGCGTCGGAGAACTTTGCCAGCAGAGCGGTCCTGGAGGCTCTGGGTTCCTGTATGAACAACAAGTACTCTGAGGGATATCCCGGTCAGAG GTACTACGGTGGTACAGAGCATGTTGATGAGCTGGAGAGACTCTGTCAGAAGAGGGCGCTGGAGGCTTACGGTCTGGACTCTGAGAAATGGGGCGTCAACGTGCAGCCGTACTCAG GTTCTCCGGCTAACTTTGCTGTCTACACGGCCGTCGTGGAGCCTCACGGCAGGATCATGGGGCTGGACCTTCCTGATGGAGGTCACCTGACTCACGGCTTCATgacggagaagaagaaaatctctGCCACGTCCATCTTTTTTGAGTCCATGCCGTATAAG GTGCATCCAGAAACTGGCTACATCGACTATGACAGACTGCAAGAAAACGCTCGGCTGTTCCACCCCAAACTCATCATTGCAG gaACGAGCTGTTATTCCCGCAACATCGACTACGCCCGCATGAAGCAAATCGCAAATGAGAACGGAGCGTACCTGATGTCAGACATGGCTCACATCAGTGGACTGGTGGCTGCTGGAGTCGTGCCTTCACCCTTTGAGTACTCTGACATCGTTTCCACGACAACACACAAGACACTGCGCGGCTGCCGTGCTGGACTCATCTTCTACAGGAAAG GCGTGCGCAGCGTGGATGTCAAGGGGAAGGAGACTCTGTATAACTTGGAGTCGTTGATCAACCAGGCCGTGTTTCCAGGTCTGCAGGGAGGACCGCACAACCACGCTATCGCAG GTGTTGCTGTTGCTCTAAAACAAGCCATGACGCCTGAGTTCAAGGCCTACCAGACGCAGGTTCTTGCTAACTGCAAAGCTCTGTCCAGTGGTCTCATCGACCAAGGCTACAAGATCGTTACTG GCGGCTCTGACAACCATCTGATCCTGTTGGACCTGCGCAGCAAAGGAACTGATGGAGGACGAGCTGAGAAGGTTCTGGAAGCCTGTGCCATCGCCTGTAATAAGAACACCTGTCCAG gGGATAAGAGTGCTCTGCGTCCTAGCGGTCTGAGGTTTGGCTCTCCAGCTCTGACCTCCAGAGGTTTGGTGGAGGATGACTTCAAGAAGGTGGCCGAGTTCATTCACAGAG GTATCGTGCTGACCCTGGAGATTCAGTCGAGCCTAGATCCAAAGGCTCCTCTGAGGGAGTTCGTTCAGGCTCTGGCTCAGGGAGAGAAGTTCCAGCAGCGAGTAGCAGAAATCAAAACGGAGGTCGAGGCTTTCGCCAGCCGGTTCCCCATGCCGGGCCTGCCTGAGCTGTAG
- the pdap1b gene encoding pdgfa associated protein 1b — protein sequence MPRGGKKGGHKGRVRTYTSPEEIDAQMKAEKERKKQEQEAAEAGAAPNDMAEEKLPASGSEDSDDENSLRRRAGVEGLIEIENPNRVAQKSKKVTQIEVDEPRQLSRREREEIEKQKAKERYMKMHLAGKTDQAKADLARLAIIRKQREEAAKKKEEEKKAKDAAAAAAAAKGVNSLSLK from the exons ATGCCCCGAGGAG GTAAGAAAGGCGGCCACAAGGGCCGAGTGCGGACGTATACCAGCCCAGAGGAGATAGATGCCCAGATGAAGgcggagaaagagaggaaaaag CAAGAGCAGGAGGCGGCGGAGGCGGGTGCAGCTCCGAATgacatggcagaggagaagctACCTGCATCAGGATCAGAGGACAGCGATGATGAGAACTCTCTG aggaggagagcaggcgTGGAGGGCTTGATAGAAATCGAGAACCCCAACAGAGTGGCCCAGAAGTCAAAGAAGGTGACGCAGATCGAGGTGGATGAACCCAGGCAGTTATcgaggagagagag AGAGGAGATCGAGAAGCAGAAAGCGAAGGAGCGTTACATGAAGATGCACTTGGCAGGGAAGACAGACCAGGCCAAAGCTGACCTCGCTCGCCTCGCCATCatcaggaaacagagagaagaggcggccaaaaagaaagaagaagagaaaaaag CAAAAGacgcagcggcagcagcagcggcggccAAAGGAGTAAACTCTCTGTCACTGAAATGA